In a genomic window of Colius striatus isolate bColStr4 chromosome 2, bColStr4.1.hap1, whole genome shotgun sequence:
- the CIMIP2C gene encoding ciliary microtubule inner protein 2C → MRYPQGPQTMKTYGAEGWDSCSRAPLRTRFNLDNGRSQELSRFYQLTQQHREFYRDRSGMLYLSPYFDLPSKEKETYPHPLDLPPLSLKTRWHLLRVSPLNLRTYQTFPSGKRVTARERKNRDSFFENRS, encoded by the exons ATGAGATATCCTCAGGGTCCTCAGACCATGAAGACATATGGAGCAGAGGGTTGGGACTCGTGCTCACGCGCCCCACTACGCACCCGCTTCAACCTGGACAATGGCCGGtcccaggagctgagcagaTTTTATCAG CTGACCCAGCAGCACCGTGAGTTTTACCGGGACAGGAGCGGGATGCTGTACCTTTCTCCTTACTTTGATCTGCCCTCCAAGGAAAAGGAGACATACCCTCATCCCCTCGACCT ACCACCACTCAGCCTGAAGACCCGCTGGCATTTGCTGCGAGTGTCACCGTTGAACCTGAGGACCTACCAGACCTTCCCCTCGGGGAAAAGAGTCACTGCCCGGGAGAGAAAGAATCGAGACAGCTTTTTTGAGAACCGATCCTAA